In a genomic window of Pokkaliibacter sp. MBI-7:
- a CDS encoding TauD/TfdA family dioxygenase, giving the protein MSTLSVPTQALAGQINCGGSAFPLVIPCPAGITSLTASLDWITQHLPALQAYLAESGVLLFRGFPLTSAEDFDAFSAAFGYRTFTYKESLSNAVRLNFTERVFTANEAPKEVEIFLHHEMAQTPISPDKLFFFCLQAADAGGATPVCRSDMLYSRLKIIAPELATACESKGLKYTTRMPGENDEKSGQGRSWKSTLNCQNKDEAERKLAELGYSWQWQEDGSLRATTPVLPAVITLSNGKQVFYNQLIAAYMGWKGVRENPASAITYGDGTHLSAADLELINNLSADFTFDVPWQNGDVALVDNHMAMHGRRPYSGNTKRQVLVALGKS; this is encoded by the coding sequence ATGTCCACTCTTTCCGTGCCCACGCAGGCACTTGCCGGGCAGATCAACTGCGGCGGTTCGGCCTTTCCGCTGGTGATTCCCTGCCCCGCCGGGATCACCAGCCTGACTGCCAGCCTTGACTGGATCACACAGCATCTGCCCGCCTTGCAGGCTTATCTGGCAGAAAGCGGTGTGCTGCTGTTCAGGGGGTTTCCCCTGACATCAGCGGAAGACTTCGACGCCTTCTCAGCCGCGTTCGGCTACCGCACCTTTACCTACAAGGAGTCACTGTCCAACGCCGTACGCCTCAACTTCACCGAGCGGGTATTTACCGCCAATGAGGCGCCCAAAGAGGTGGAGATTTTTCTCCATCATGAGATGGCACAAACGCCCATTTCCCCTGACAAGCTGTTTTTCTTCTGTCTGCAGGCAGCCGATGCCGGTGGCGCCACTCCCGTGTGCCGCTCCGATATGCTGTACAGCCGGCTGAAAATCATTGCGCCCGAGCTGGCCACGGCCTGTGAAAGTAAAGGGCTGAAGTACACCACGCGGATGCCCGGCGAAAACGATGAAAAGTCAGGGCAAGGCCGTAGCTGGAAAAGCACCCTCAACTGTCAGAACAAGGACGAAGCGGAGCGCAAGCTGGCCGAACTGGGTTACAGCTGGCAGTGGCAGGAGGATGGCAGCCTCAGAGCTACCACACCGGTGCTGCCAGCGGTGATCACTCTGAGTAATGGCAAACAGGTGTTCTATAACCAGCTGATTGCCGCCTATATGGGCTGGAAAGGCGTGCGGGAAAATCCGGCCAGCGCGATCACCTACGGTGACGGCACCCATCTGTCCGCAGCGGATCTGGAGCTGATCAACAACCTGTCTGCTGACTTCACCTTCGATGTGCCCTGGCAAAATGGCGATGTAGCATTGGTCGACAACCATATGGCCATGCACGGTCGCCGCCCCTACAGCGGCAACACCAAACGGCAGGTGCTGGTGGCGCTAGGGAAAAGCTGA
- a CDS encoding aldo/keto reductase — protein sequence MSNAQRSIPPVGFGLWKVPNELCADTVYEAIKAGYRHLDSACDYGNEQQTGEGIARALADGLCQREDLWVTSKLWNTYHAKEHVRPALMRTLQDLQLDYLDLYLIHFPIAQAYVPFEKRYPPAWFFEPEAAEPRIEFAPVPLHETWQAMEELVVEGLVKKIGICNYTTGLLHDLMAYSSIKPSVLQIEAHPYLTQENLIRMARLYGMEVTAFSPLGALSYLELNMAGAQDSVLEQPAVKQAAARLGKTPAQVVLRWGIQRGTSIIPKTSKPERLKENLALFDFALDDAEMQAISALNCNRRFNDPAQFCEAAFNTFYPIYD from the coding sequence ATGTCAAACGCCCAACGCTCCATCCCTCCCGTCGGCTTTGGTCTCTGGAAAGTCCCCAACGAACTCTGTGCAGATACCGTTTATGAGGCCATCAAGGCCGGCTATCGTCATCTCGACAGCGCCTGTGACTATGGCAACGAACAGCAGACCGGCGAAGGCATTGCCCGGGCACTGGCTGACGGCCTGTGTCAGCGGGAAGACCTGTGGGTGACCTCCAAACTGTGGAATACCTACCATGCCAAAGAGCATGTCCGCCCGGCGCTGATGCGTACCCTGCAAGACCTGCAGCTGGACTACCTTGACCTCTACCTGATCCACTTTCCCATCGCACAGGCCTACGTGCCCTTTGAAAAACGCTATCCGCCCGCCTGGTTCTTTGAGCCGGAAGCGGCCGAGCCGCGTATTGAGTTTGCCCCCGTGCCCCTGCACGAAACCTGGCAGGCCATGGAAGAACTGGTGGTCGAAGGGCTGGTAAAGAAAATCGGCATCTGTAATTACACCACGGGCCTGCTGCATGACCTGATGGCCTATTCCAGCATCAAACCCAGTGTGCTGCAGATCGAGGCTCACCCTTATCTGACTCAGGAAAACCTGATCCGCATGGCCAGGCTGTACGGGATGGAGGTCACTGCATTTTCACCGCTGGGGGCGCTGTCTTATCTGGAGCTGAATATGGCTGGAGCGCAGGATTCCGTGCTGGAGCAACCTGCCGTCAAGCAGGCAGCGGCGCGGCTGGGCAAAACCCCGGCACAGGTCGTGCTGCGCTGGGGCATTCAGCGCGGCACCTCTATCATCCCCAAAACCAGCAAGCCTGAACGCCTGAAGGAAAACCTCGCACTGTTTGACTTCGCTCTGGATGATGCGGAGATGCAGGCCATTTCAGCCCTTAACTGCAACCGCCGTTTCAATGACCCGGCGCAGTTCTGTGAGGCGGCCTTCAACACCTTCTATCCCATCTACGACTGA
- a CDS encoding phytanoyl-CoA dioxygenase family protein: MNHPSPVFLNSQDVDVNDLARLCQQHAGLDDYPLAADVSRNVVIYDAARLTAAIVEQRQAVLAELHQVLADGPGVLVIRQGFTDAAVLDRQTAVFEALLAEEAKIGVVADHFAAAGANGRLWNALQKVALHSPDAFVEYYANPLLGLVAEAWLGISWQLTAQVNIVRPGGKAQQPHRDYHLGFQTNQVAEQFPLVVHRLSRHLTLQGAVAHSDMPVESGPTLLLPFSHQYDLGYLAWRHPEVIDYFHQHAVQLPLNKGDLLFFNPALLHAAGNNHTLSHQRVANLLQISSAFGRPMETVNREAMMQAVYPALIAAVADKIIDETGMAAVIAATADGYSFPTNLDRDPPLYGLAPETGQQLMARAVSAQLSSAAFNELVEAYRYKRQA; this comes from the coding sequence ATGAACCACCCTTCTCCGGTTTTTCTTAACAGTCAGGATGTTGATGTCAACGATCTGGCTCGTCTGTGCCAGCAGCATGCAGGTCTGGATGACTACCCTCTGGCCGCTGACGTCAGTCGCAACGTTGTCATTTATGACGCTGCCCGCCTGACCGCCGCCATCGTCGAACAGCGTCAGGCGGTGCTGGCTGAATTGCATCAGGTGCTGGCTGATGGCCCGGGCGTGCTGGTGATTCGACAGGGCTTTACCGATGCTGCCGTGCTTGATCGCCAGACCGCCGTGTTTGAGGCATTACTGGCAGAGGAAGCCAAAATCGGCGTAGTGGCTGATCATTTTGCCGCTGCTGGTGCCAATGGCCGGCTGTGGAATGCCCTGCAGAAAGTGGCGCTACATAGCCCCGACGCCTTTGTCGAATACTATGCCAACCCACTGCTCGGACTGGTGGCAGAAGCCTGGCTCGGCATCAGCTGGCAGCTGACGGCTCAGGTGAATATTGTGCGCCCCGGTGGCAAGGCCCAGCAGCCTCATCGCGACTATCATCTCGGCTTTCAGACCAATCAGGTGGCAGAGCAGTTCCCGCTGGTGGTACACCGCTTGTCACGTCATCTGACCCTGCAGGGCGCGGTCGCACACTCCGACATGCCGGTCGAAAGCGGGCCGACGCTGCTGCTGCCCTTCTCTCACCAGTACGATCTGGGCTATCTCGCCTGGCGCCACCCGGAGGTGATCGACTATTTCCATCAGCATGCCGTGCAGCTGCCCCTGAACAAGGGCGATCTGCTGTTCTTCAACCCGGCACTGCTGCATGCGGCAGGCAACAACCACACACTCAGTCACCAGCGGGTGGCCAATCTGCTGCAAATATCGTCAGCCTTCGGCAGACCAATGGAAACCGTCAACCGTGAAGCCATGATGCAGGCGGTCTATCCCGCGCTGATAGCCGCTGTGGCCGATAAGATTATTGATGAAACCGGGATGGCTGCAGTTATTGCTGCCACTGCCGATGGCTATTCGTTCCCTACCAATCTCGATCGTGACCCACCCCTTTACGGACTGGCGCCCGAGACCGGCCAGCAGCTGATGGCCCGCGCCGTCAGCGCACAGCTTAGCAGTGCAGCCTTTAATGAGCTGGTAGAGGCCTACCGGTATAAACGGCAGGCATAG
- a CDS encoding SDR family oxidoreductase: protein MTAAPLTSLSPQPFTGRYYVVTGSTQGLGAAVAHMLAMRGAAGLIIGGRSQDKGEQQVRQLAELGCKAHFVKTDLTCVEDCRTLIAAADHHFGSLHGLVNCAGMSDRGGILDSSPELFDQIFATNVRAPFFLMQEAIKLMIRDGIEGAIVNILSVVTHGGPSYLTPYAASKNALLTLTRNVAFSALRNRIRVNGLNIGWMDTPHEHEIQRQYHSASDQWLKEVEQQQPFGRLLKPEEVARSVAFLLSEESGMMTGAVIDIDQSVTGCSDGALPRPEQKLTLSE from the coding sequence ATGACCGCTGCCCCTCTCACCTCACTTTCACCTCAGCCTTTTACCGGACGCTATTACGTTGTCACCGGCAGCACTCAGGGCCTGGGCGCTGCCGTCGCCCACATGCTGGCCATGCGTGGTGCAGCAGGCCTGATCATCGGTGGCCGCTCGCAGGACAAAGGCGAACAGCAGGTCAGACAGCTGGCGGAGCTGGGCTGCAAGGCGCATTTCGTCAAGACCGATCTGACCTGTGTTGAAGATTGCCGCACCCTGATTGCCGCTGCCGACCATCACTTTGGCAGCTTGCACGGGCTGGTGAACTGCGCCGGGATGTCAGACCGCGGCGGTATCCTCGACTCATCACCCGAGCTGTTCGATCAGATCTTCGCAACCAACGTGCGGGCGCCGTTCTTTCTGATGCAGGAAGCCATCAAACTGATGATTCGCGACGGTATTGAAGGCGCCATCGTCAATATCCTGTCGGTCGTTACCCACGGCGGCCCGTCTTATCTGACCCCTTATGCGGCCTCGAAAAACGCCCTGCTGACCCTGACCCGCAACGTTGCCTTCAGTGCGCTGCGCAATCGTATTCGTGTCAACGGGCTGAATATCGGCTGGATGGACACTCCCCATGAGCATGAGATTCAGCGCCAGTATCACAGTGCCAGTGATCAGTGGCTGAAGGAGGTCGAACAACAGCAACCCTTCGGCCGGCTGCTGAAGCCTGAGGAAGTGGCCCGGTCGGTAGCGTTCCTGTTGTCGGAAGAGTCAGGAATGATGACCGGTGCCGTGATCGACATTGATCAGAGCGTGACCGGCTGCAGTGACGGCGCACTGCCCCGCCCTGAGCAAAAACTGACCTTGAGCGAGTGA
- a CDS encoding LacI family DNA-binding transcriptional regulator: MRELAKKFSIKQIAAQAGVSKATVDRVLHERSSVHYQTRRRVEQALQELSAQEANSLAMGRTFHFDVIMHAPTRFTRAVSHAITAQVGSMGPFRISPRFHLSEDISVKELQRMMERCASKGTQGIILKAPDEPLISQTINRLAENAIPVVTLVTDLPQSRRIGYIGMDNRMAGRTAAYLLSHWLDRTPRQVAVVLSSNLFRGEEEREMGFRLWLRERARHLQVVAISGGYGVYDSTRALMRETLVQHPSITAVYSVGGGNRGIVDAFADLSRPLDVFIGHDLDEENRELLAEEKIGAIIDHNLMVDARHAFLYMLQYHRQMPPAAIPPSQVQVITPFNLI; encoded by the coding sequence ATGCGCGAACTGGCCAAAAAGTTTTCCATCAAGCAGATTGCTGCCCAGGCTGGGGTAAGCAAGGCGACGGTGGACCGGGTGCTGCACGAGCGCAGCAGCGTGCACTATCAGACCCGTCGCCGGGTGGAGCAGGCGTTGCAGGAGCTGTCAGCGCAGGAAGCCAACAGTCTGGCAATGGGTCGAACCTTTCATTTTGATGTGATCATGCATGCGCCGACGCGCTTCACTCGCGCGGTGAGCCATGCCATCACGGCACAGGTGGGGAGCATGGGGCCGTTCCGTATCAGCCCGCGCTTCCATCTGTCTGAAGATATCAGCGTCAAAGAGCTGCAGCGGATGATGGAGCGCTGCGCCAGCAAGGGCACTCAGGGGATTATTCTCAAGGCACCGGATGAACCGCTGATCAGTCAGACCATTAATCGGCTTGCAGAGAATGCCATTCCGGTGGTGACGCTGGTGACTGACCTGCCGCAAAGCCGGCGCATTGGCTATATCGGTATGGATAATCGCATGGCCGGTCGCACCGCAGCCTATCTGCTCAGTCACTGGCTGGACCGCACCCCGCGGCAGGTCGCCGTGGTGCTGAGCAGCAACCTGTTTCGCGGTGAAGAAGAGCGGGAAATGGGCTTTCGCCTGTGGTTACGTGAGCGCGCCCGCCATCTGCAGGTCGTGGCCATCAGTGGCGGCTATGGGGTATATGACAGTACCCGGGCACTGATGCGGGAAACGCTGGTGCAGCATCCCTCTATCACTGCGGTTTACAGTGTCGGTGGCGGTAACCGGGGTATTGTGGATGCCTTTGCTGATCTGAGCCGCCCGCTCGACGTCTTTATTGGCCATGATCTGGACGAAGAGAACCGCGAGCTGCTGGCTGAGGAAAAGATCGGGGCCATCATCGATCACAACCTGATGGTCGATGCCCGTCATGCTTTCCTGTACATGCTGCAGTACCACCGGCAGATGCCGCCAGCAGCCATTCCACCGTCTCAGGTGCAGGTGATTACGCCATTTAATCTGATTTAG
- the mobA gene encoding molybdenum cofactor guanylyltransferase MobA has translation MKHAFSFLVLAGGQGSRMGGADKGLVAWQGKPLIRHIHDTIRPFTDDLIISCNRNRREYLRYSDQIIGDAESGFPGPLAGVIAGMAIARHDRCILLPCDAPGVDASLINELMLKGRRTSAAVMLRQGSQWQPMFSVIPKGYFPALQTAWNEGQRSLMRVLLTLDVQPLDIPEDDSRLDNINSLEQLGELTS, from the coding sequence ATGAAGCATGCATTTTCTTTTCTTGTGCTGGCCGGTGGACAAGGCAGTCGAATGGGAGGAGCCGATAAGGGCCTGGTGGCCTGGCAGGGTAAACCGCTTATTCGACACATCCACGATACGATTCGCCCCTTTACCGATGACCTGATCATCTCCTGCAACCGCAACCGACGTGAATATCTGCGCTACTCTGACCAGATTATCGGTGATGCCGAGTCTGGTTTTCCCGGCCCGCTGGCAGGTGTGATTGCGGGTATGGCCATTGCCCGTCACGACCGCTGCATACTGCTTCCCTGTGATGCGCCGGGAGTCGATGCCAGTCTGATCAATGAACTGATGCTGAAAGGAAGACGCACCTCTGCCGCCGTCATGCTGCGTCAGGGCAGTCAGTGGCAGCCGATGTTTTCTGTCATTCCCAAAGGCTATTTTCCGGCACTGCAAACCGCCTGGAATGAAGGTCAGCGCAGTTTGATGCGTGTGCTACTGACGCTGGATGTGCAACCGCTGGATATCCCGGAAGACGACAGCCGTCTGGACAATATCAATTCACTGGAGCAACTGGGGGAGCTGACCTCATGA
- a CDS encoding CoA ester lyase: protein MTAIVRSALFVPGSRPERFAKALATGADAVIVDFEDAVEDHLKEQARQNLADFLQQQPDAKVWVRINGAGHPEQAADLAFCADQAGIAGVLLPKAENAEQVQTATATGKPVWALIENAKGLLAVPAMAACPGLQRLSFGGLDLGLDIGMANGTPTAAMVYDQIRLTLLLHSRVNGLQPPLDTVYPAFDDAEGFSANVRHCRDMGLVGGLCIHPRQVAVMHDALKPAERELDWARRVVEASKSGAAAYQVDGQMVDAPVLGRARRILAMVGE, encoded by the coding sequence ATGACCGCTATCGTCCGCTCAGCGTTGTTTGTCCCCGGAAGCCGCCCCGAGCGCTTTGCCAAGGCACTGGCCACCGGTGCTGATGCCGTCATTGTTGATTTTGAAGACGCTGTTGAAGATCACCTGAAAGAGCAGGCCCGTCAGAATCTGGCCGACTTTCTCCAGCAGCAGCCGGATGCAAAAGTATGGGTACGCATAAATGGCGCCGGTCACCCGGAACAGGCTGCCGATCTGGCATTCTGTGCCGACCAGGCGGGGATTGCCGGAGTGCTGCTGCCCAAGGCTGAAAATGCGGAGCAGGTTCAGACGGCGACAGCCACTGGCAAACCGGTGTGGGCGCTGATCGAAAATGCCAAAGGGTTGCTGGCGGTGCCAGCGATGGCTGCATGCCCCGGCTTGCAGCGTTTGAGCTTTGGTGGGCTGGACCTTGGGTTGGACATTGGCATGGCCAACGGCACCCCGACCGCCGCCATGGTGTATGACCAGATTCGCCTGACACTGTTGCTGCACTCCCGTGTCAATGGCTTACAGCCGCCCCTCGATACGGTCTATCCCGCATTTGATGATGCAGAAGGCTTCAGCGCTAACGTCCGCCATTGCCGGGATATGGGGCTGGTCGGAGGGTTATGTATTCACCCCAGGCAGGTTGCCGTCATGCATGATGCACTGAAGCCTGCTGAACGCGAACTGGACTGGGCTCGCCGTGTGGTCGAAGCCTCAAAAAGCGGTGCCGCCGCCTATCAGGTCGATGGCCAGATGGTGGATGCGCCGGTGCTTGGCCGGGCACGGCGTATTCTGGCGATGGTGGGGGAGTAA
- a CDS encoding DUF4153 domain-containing protein, giving the protein MSFVRLFTLTGALQGIGVWWLFTTVRDGGWPATQPVLLLVLIYVLCGMPLLIYGTQQVEGLPSRQRGIWVGVITALIAVLGATSQWGIADDGKPDLLIADAFITCVLAFVLLQLLCGYDFTGRRWSYERMFYYAWRNGLLYATAALMTGIFWGVLAAGVGLMSLVGVTWIKLVVTQPAFICCATATTFATAVSLGLTRAGMTESIRRFLLSIAAWMLPLVLVFSVIWTLALPVTGLTSLFETRSAAFLMLAFTAMAVLFVNCAYQEGSHIAYPGWLAWLLQGAWLTMLVVVAVAWWALGLRIVQHGWSEYRIWAAMVATLATVYVVGYSLSWYRRQRWMQAAGITNIVAAMLLCASLLVFSAPPTHIRKLAVTAHLAHVQALAEQGDKGAVPDWDYLRWSTGRYGLEALKQLESGQHLPAGVNWGQKAKAMLVASDEPDAEDKPPLTEAELEAQLKIFPTGKGLPAGFIAAIRSSRSWELRQCEQKESDCHVWMGDLNGDGQDEVALFNGRYGASVFNRQGATWQRLGHLESDDEERNIQLPQLNEAKPVAPLWHDLQVGNTRLQLRMNR; this is encoded by the coding sequence ATGTCATTTGTTCGATTGTTTACTCTTACCGGTGCTCTGCAGGGCATAGGTGTCTGGTGGTTATTCACCACCGTGAGAGATGGCGGCTGGCCAGCCACGCAACCCGTACTGCTGCTGGTGCTGATCTACGTCCTGTGTGGAATGCCGTTGCTTATTTATGGCACTCAGCAGGTTGAAGGGCTGCCGTCCAGACAGCGCGGCATATGGGTGGGGGTGATCACTGCGCTGATAGCTGTACTGGGGGCGACCTCTCAATGGGGGATCGCCGATGACGGCAAGCCTGACCTGCTGATTGCTGATGCCTTTATTACCTGTGTTCTGGCGTTTGTCCTGTTGCAGCTGCTGTGTGGTTATGACTTTACCGGGCGGCGCTGGTCCTATGAGCGCATGTTTTACTACGCCTGGCGTAATGGCTTGCTCTATGCAACCGCTGCACTTATGACGGGTATTTTCTGGGGGGTACTGGCTGCCGGTGTGGGCTTGATGTCACTGGTAGGTGTTACCTGGATAAAGCTTGTCGTCACGCAGCCTGCCTTTATTTGTTGTGCGACGGCAACGACCTTTGCTACGGCCGTATCTCTGGGGCTGACGCGAGCAGGCATGACAGAAAGTATCCGTCGGTTTTTGCTCTCCATCGCGGCGTGGATGCTGCCGCTGGTGCTGGTGTTTTCTGTCATCTGGACACTGGCGTTACCCGTTACAGGTTTAACCTCGTTGTTTGAAACCCGCAGTGCGGCCTTTCTGATGCTGGCATTTACGGCAATGGCGGTGCTGTTTGTTAACTGTGCCTATCAGGAAGGTTCGCACATAGCCTATCCCGGATGGCTGGCCTGGCTGCTGCAAGGCGCATGGCTGACCATGCTGGTAGTCGTCGCCGTTGCATGGTGGGCGCTGGGATTACGCATCGTTCAGCATGGCTGGTCGGAATACAGAATATGGGCAGCAATGGTTGCGACGCTGGCGACGGTCTATGTCGTTGGATACAGCTTGTCCTGGTATCGACGTCAGCGCTGGATGCAGGCGGCTGGAATAACCAACATTGTTGCTGCCATGTTGCTGTGTGCCAGTCTGCTTGTCTTCAGTGCTCCCCCGACTCACATCCGCAAGCTGGCTGTAACGGCGCATCTTGCCCATGTACAGGCATTAGCTGAACAAGGTGATAAGGGAGCCGTACCTGATTGGGATTACCTGCGATGGAGTACAGGTCGGTATGGTCTTGAAGCACTGAAGCAGCTGGAATCGGGTCAGCATCTTCCAGCGGGTGTCAACTGGGGGCAAAAGGCAAAAGCAATGCTGGTAGCAAGCGACGAACCTGATGCAGAGGATAAACCACCTCTGACAGAGGCTGAGTTGGAGGCACAACTAAAGATATTCCCAACAGGGAAAGGCTTGCCGGCGGGATTTATTGCAGCCATTCGGTCAAGCCGTAGCTGGGAACTGCGTCAGTGTGAGCAGAAAGAGTCTGACTGTCATGTATGGATGGGTGACCTGAACGGTGATGGTCAGGATGAAGTGGCTCTGTTTAACGGTCGCTATGGCGCTTCCGTATTCAACCGACAGGGCGCTACCTGGCAACGGCTGGGGCATTTGGAGTCTGATGATGAAGAGCGGAATATCCAGCTGCCACAACTGAATGAGGCTAAGCCAGTTGCACCACTATGGCATGATCTGCAGGTAGGGAACACGCGTTTGCAGTTGCGTATGAACCGATAG
- a CDS encoding DUF2846 domain-containing protein, with translation MFSKSIAAVALVTLVTGCASVPMANKEEDGKFKSFPQPDAGNAGIYVYRNSMFGSALKKDIWIDDKCVGESASGIYFYLQVKGDETHKVSTESEFSPNDLQLKTDAGKNYYVKQYIKPGLLVGGANLEQVDEPEAQAAIAKLQLAQPGKCSK, from the coding sequence ATGTTCAGTAAATCAATCGCTGCCGTTGCGCTGGTTACCCTGGTGACCGGGTGTGCTTCTGTCCCCATGGCCAATAAAGAAGAAGACGGCAAATTTAAGTCTTTCCCCCAGCCGGACGCAGGCAACGCGGGTATTTACGTTTACCGTAATTCGATGTTCGGCTCTGCGCTGAAAAAGGATATCTGGATCGACGATAAATGCGTGGGTGAATCCGCCTCCGGCATCTATTTCTATCTGCAGGTGAAGGGGGATGAGACTCACAAAGTCTCCACTGAATCGGAGTTCTCGCCCAATGACTTGCAGCTGAAGACGGATGCGGGCAAAAACTACTACGTCAAACAGTACATCAAACCCGGCCTGCTGGTTGGTGGTGCCAACCTCGAACAGGTCGACGAGCCTGAAGCTCAGGCAGCGATCGCCAAGCTGCAATTGGCACAACCGGGTAAGTGCAGTAAATAA
- a CDS encoding DMT family transporter has translation MHRLAYIAYALLGLIWGTNFIFTKWAGEVISPAQIVMLRVLFGFVPILAYALYRRELRWAHLRHAYHFLVMALLATVLYYLAFAKGTVALLSSVAGMLSGAIPLFSFLTAMLFLRQEPINVRTVVGMLCGFAGVILIARPWSHLGVEIDLHGVLYMILGSLSLGASFVYARKYITPLQLSPVALCTYQTGIGSVLVLLTTDTSGMTAIIASPRALWGMVLGLGLVGTGVAYILYYFIVAQLGAVKAAGVTYIPPLVALAIGYFWVGEPLVTTDLFAVMLIMSGVYVLQSGKKDGASNRITATSTLAKQS, from the coding sequence ATGCACCGTCTTGCCTACATCGCCTATGCCCTGCTGGGGCTGATCTGGGGCACCAACTTTATCTTCACCAAATGGGCAGGTGAGGTTATCTCTCCGGCACAGATCGTCATGCTGCGTGTGCTGTTTGGTTTCGTGCCGATACTGGCTTACGCGCTCTACCGGCGCGAGTTGCGCTGGGCACACCTGCGTCATGCTTATCACTTTCTGGTCATGGCATTACTGGCAACGGTGCTGTACTACCTGGCCTTCGCCAAGGGGACAGTGGCACTACTGTCGAGTGTGGCGGGGATGTTAAGTGGTGCCATTCCGTTGTTTTCTTTCCTGACGGCAATGCTTTTTCTGCGTCAGGAGCCCATCAATGTTCGCACGGTAGTGGGCATGCTCTGCGGTTTTGCCGGGGTGATCCTGATTGCCAGACCGTGGAGTCATCTGGGAGTCGAGATTGATCTGCATGGCGTGCTGTATATGATTCTCGGCTCACTCAGCCTGGGTGCATCATTCGTTTACGCCCGTAAGTACATTACCCCTCTGCAACTCTCGCCTGTTGCACTGTGCACCTATCAGACCGGTATCGGTTCCGTGCTGGTGCTACTGACAACAGACACCTCAGGTATGACCGCGATCATCGCCAGTCCGCGGGCACTGTGGGGGATGGTGCTGGGGTTAGGTCTGGTCGGAACCGGCGTCGCCTACATTCTCTATTACTTTATCGTGGCGCAGTTAGGGGCGGTTAAAGCGGCGGGCGTAACTTATATCCCGCCACTGGTAGCGCTGGCCATCGGTTACTTCTGGGTAGGCGAACCACTGGTTACCACAGATCTGTTTGCGGTGATGCTGATAATGAGCGGTGTGTACGTACTGCAGTCGGGGAAGAAAGACGGTGCAAGCAACAGGATAACGGCGACCAGTACGCTGGCGAAGCAGTCATAA
- a CDS encoding LysR substrate-binding domain-containing protein: MHTSLPIKSLLVFDAVMQSNSFSLAAEQLFVTPGAVGQQIRKLEEWLGVTLFHRQVRQVEATQEAKDYWERIRPALADILSASQSLKDSQSNAVWISMPPGFAAKWFSRHMADFVTRYPDIELHISASSQLADFSRDRLDLAIRCFDGRDDSLLSRLLFDDKASAYCHPGYAQSKHITEPDHIRHATLLHNTLHPYWALWLTQFTSLNTSQQQTLSGIHFDQTLLAIEAAKQGQGIVLTSPLLVEEEIREGRLEPLFTTLSLPLDKGFYVVHPRQRTLRPAVAVFRDWLLERMAG, from the coding sequence ATGCATACCTCACTCCCCATAAAATCATTGCTCGTATTTGATGCAGTCATGCAGAGCAATAGTTTTTCTCTTGCTGCTGAACAGCTGTTCGTGACCCCGGGCGCGGTTGGTCAGCAGATTCGCAAGCTGGAGGAGTGGCTGGGCGTGACGCTGTTTCACCGGCAGGTTCGGCAGGTGGAAGCGACGCAGGAGGCCAAAGACTACTGGGAGAGGATACGGCCTGCACTGGCAGATATTCTCAGCGCCAGCCAGAGCCTTAAAGACAGCCAGAGCAATGCCGTGTGGATCTCAATGCCACCGGGCTTTGCGGCGAAATGGTTCTCCCGGCACATGGCTGATTTTGTCACCCGTTATCCTGACATCGAACTGCATATCAGCGCTTCCTCCCAGCTGGCGGATTTCAGCCGTGACCGGCTGGATCTGGCCATTCGCTGTTTTGACGGCCGTGATGACTCACTGCTGTCCCGCCTGCTCTTCGACGATAAGGCCAGTGCCTACTGCCACCCTGGTTATGCGCAAAGCAAGCACATAACCGAACCAGACCATATTCGCCATGCCACGCTACTGCACAATACCCTGCACCCATACTGGGCGTTATGGTTAACGCAGTTCACCTCACTGAATACGTCGCAGCAGCAGACGCTGTCAGGTATTCACTTTGATCAGACATTGCTGGCTATCGAAGCTGCTAAACAGGGGCAGGGGATCGTGCTCACCAGTCCGCTGCTGGTGGAAGAAGAGATTCGCGAAGGCCGGCTGGAGCCGCTTTTTACCACCCTCAGCCTGCCTCTGGATAAAGGCTTCTATGTGGTCCATCCACGACAGCGGACGTTGCGTCCGGCAGTGGCGGTGTTCAGAGACTGGTTACTGGAGCGGATGGCAGGTTAA